From a region of the Nerophis lumbriciformis linkage group LG06, RoL_Nlum_v2.1, whole genome shotgun sequence genome:
- the dbndd1 gene encoding dysbindin domain-containing protein 1: MEAQGGAPSPEPNKDIQKLLKLSSSGDLSQELFQQYAAGEEEEEEAGFAGHTASLLHISEKRQPLSSVSSLEVHFDLLDLTELTDMSDQELAEVFADSDEENHNEYPPGSQQSVLAKGGYMRSPSWTRCSKVEHPRERKHHSDSDTTEPLMKLERPKQP; encoded by the exons AGCCTAATAAAGACATCCAGAAGCTGCTAAAGCTCTCCAGCTCAGGTGACCTTTCTCAGGAGCTGTTCCAGCAGTATGCTGCAggcgaggaagaggaggaggaagctgGCTTCGCAGGACACACCGCCAGCCTTCTGCACATCTCCGAGAAGAGAC AACCTCTGAGCAGTGTGTCATCTTTAGAAGTCCACTTTGACCTCCTAGACCTCACCGAGCTGACCGACATGTCGGACCAAGAGCTGGCTGAAGTCTTTGCTGACTCTGATGAGGAGAACCACAATGAGTATCCACCAG gtTCCCAGCAGTCAGTGCTGGCCAAAGGAGGTTACATGCGTTCCCCGTCGTGGACACGCTGCAGCAAAGTGGAGCACCCCAGGGAAAGGAAGCATCACAGCGACTCAGACACCACAGAGCCCTTAATGAAGCTGGAAAGGCCAAAACAACCTTGA